From the genome of Methanosphaera cuniculi, one region includes:
- a CDS encoding eS24 family ribosomal protein has translation MDIEIIERKENPLLNREEIKFECIYPEEGTPNILDVKHKLVALTDASNDLLVVDSMKPSYGVATAVGVAKIYDSIEKLNEIEPESVILKNEEPEVEEEVEVEEE, from the coding sequence ATGGATATAGAAATAATCGAACGTAAAGAAAACCCATTATTAAACAGAGAAGAAATTAAATTTGAATGTATATACCCAGAAGAAGGAACACCAAATATATTAGATGTAAAACACAAACTTGTTGCATTAACAGATGCATCTAACGATCTCCTCGTGGTGGACTCAATGAAGCCTAGTTATGGAGTAGCAACAGCAGTTGGTGTTGCAAAAATATATGATTCCATAGAAAAACTCAACGAAATCGAACCTGAATCTGTAATTCTTAAAAACGAAGAACCAGAAGTTGAAGAAGAAGTAGAAGTAGAAGAAGAATAG
- a CDS encoding 30S ribosomal protein S27ae, which produces MSKKYELYEVKDGKIVRKNPECVRCSHGIFMADHGDRYACGRCGYTQWKNE; this is translated from the coding sequence ATGTCAAAAAAATACGAATTATACGAAGTTAAAGACGGTAAAATTGTAAGAAAAAATCCAGAATGTGTAAGATGCTCACATGGAATATTCATGGCTGACCACGGTGATAGATATGCATGTGGAAGATGTGGATATACACAATGGAAAAATGAATAA
- the argH gene encoding argininosuccinate lyase, whose product MDLRAGRFDGQMSDDAAKFSSSIEFDKRIFDADIKVNRAHTTMLTEEGIIPKEAGEKILAALDKLEDEGIDALNLDPSFEDIHMALEDYITNLIGPEAGFMHTAKSRNDQVCTDIRLTLKDEIENTISNIKDFITTIVNMAKENLDTLFIAYTHLQHAQPNTFAHHLMAYANELRRDCERFMDTYKRVDMSPLGSAALATTGFPINRKRTAQLLGFSEVMDNSIDGVSSRDFIAESVFDYAMLSTTLGKIADEIVIWSSYEFRMVECSNAYSSTSSIMPQKKNPDIAELARGKSTIAYGELMTIMSILKGIPHSYNRDLQEITPHLWSAVDNTNDILQIVHGMLATLTINKQRTAELAGANFATATELADVMVREKNMPFRTAHNIVGRVVSDAIEQNLKATDLDDEFINKAAIEVTGKPVNLGDELVKQALDPALNVKARTVQGGPAPSAVKDAIKNMENFLS is encoded by the coding sequence ATGGATTTAAGAGCTGGACGTTTTGATGGACAAATGAGTGATGATGCAGCTAAGTTTTCATCATCAATTGAGTTTGATAAAAGAATTTTTGATGCAGATATAAAAGTTAACCGTGCACATACTACTATGCTTACAGAAGAAGGTATAATTCCAAAAGAAGCTGGTGAAAAAATACTTGCTGCTCTTGATAAACTTGAAGATGAAGGAATAGATGCATTAAATCTTGATCCTAGTTTTGAGGATATTCATATGGCACTAGAAGATTATATAACAAATCTCATAGGACCTGAAGCAGGATTTATGCACACAGCAAAAAGTCGTAATGATCAAGTATGTACAGATATAAGATTAACACTTAAAGATGAAATTGAAAATACAATAAGTAACATTAAAGATTTTATCACAACTATTGTTAATATGGCTAAAGAAAATCTTGATACTCTTTTTATTGCATATACACACTTGCAACATGCACAACCTAATACCTTTGCACACCACCTTATGGCTTATGCTAATGAATTAAGACGTGATTGTGAAAGATTTATGGATACATATAAACGTGTAGATATGAGTCCTTTAGGATCTGCTGCACTTGCAACAACTGGTTTTCCAATAAATCGTAAACGAACAGCACAACTACTAGGATTTAGTGAAGTTATGGATAACTCTATTGATGGAGTAAGTAGTCGTGATTTTATAGCAGAAAGTGTATTTGATTATGCAATGCTATCAACTACTCTTGGTAAAATTGCTGATGAAATTGTAATATGGAGTAGTTATGAATTTAGAATGGTTGAATGTTCAAATGCATACTCATCAACCTCATCAATTATGCCACAAAAGAAAAACCCAGATATAGCAGAACTTGCAAGAGGTAAAAGTACAATTGCATATGGAGAACTTATGACTATTATGAGTATTCTTAAAGGTATACCACATAGTTATAATCGTGACTTACAAGAAATTACACCACATCTTTGGAGTGCTGTTGATAATACAAATGATATTCTTCAAATTGTACATGGAATGCTTGCAACACTAACAATTAACAAACAAAGAACTGCAGAACTTGCTGGTGCAAACTTTGCTACAGCAACAGAACTAGCTGATGTAATGGTACGTGAGAAAAACATGCCATTTAGAACAGCTCATAATATTGTAGGACGTGTTGTATCAGATGCAATAGAACAAAATCTTAAAGCAACAGACTTAGATGATGAGTTTATAAACAAAGCAGCAATTGAAGTTACAGGAAAACCTGTAAATCTTGGGGATGAACTTGTAAAACAAGCACTTGATCCTGCATTAAATGTTAAAGCACGAACAGTTCAGGGTGGTCCTGCACCTAGTGCTGTTAAAGATGCAATTAAAAATATGGAAAACTTTTTAAGTTAA
- a CDS encoding GTP-dependent dephospho-CoA kinase family protein, producing the protein MLILPKNLRQDLKEPLGELHKSIDLIEDPLEKQLSEDKLIISIGDVTSRNLVEANLIPQICIIDNLIEREPVQNNLNHTDNIIYVDNPAGTLTEQLEDAINKTLKEASKDNPAIIIVDGEEDLAVLPCVLNAPKDTLILYGQPKEGVVLLNVNEAYEKAENYYKQLINEEKKIE; encoded by the coding sequence GTGCTAATACTACCAAAAAATCTTAGACAAGACTTAAAAGAACCTTTAGGTGAATTGCACAAATCTATTGATTTAATAGAAGATCCACTAGAAAAACAATTATCAGAAGATAAACTAATAATCAGTATAGGAGATGTAACATCAAGAAATCTAGTAGAAGCAAATCTAATACCTCAAATTTGCATAATAGATAACTTGATAGAACGTGAACCTGTACAAAATAACTTAAATCATACAGATAATATAATATATGTAGATAATCCAGCAGGGACTCTAACTGAACAACTAGAAGATGCAATAAATAAAACACTCAAAGAAGCATCAAAAGATAATCCAGCTATAATAATTGTAGATGGAGAAGAAGATCTAGCAGTTCTACCTTGCGTATTAAATGCACCAAAAGACACACTAATTCTTTATGGACAACCAAAAGAAGGTGTTGTTTTACTTAATGTTAATGAAGCCTATGAAAAGGCAGAAAATTATTATAAACAATTAATAAATGAAGAGAAAAAAATAGAGTGA
- a CDS encoding DUF3096 domain-containing protein, translating to MITTDDYKYAIAIMGGILILIYPDLVAYIVGLGLIIYGVLKIIEN from the coding sequence ATGATTACAACAGATGACTACAAATATGCAATAGCAATAATGGGTGGTATACTAATACTAATATACCCAGATTTAGTAGCATACATTGTTGGACTTGGATTAATAATATATGGTGTTCTTAAAATTATTGAAAACTAA
- the spt4 gene encoding transcription elongation factor subunit Spt4: MAERACQRCKYISYDKKCPICDSETSSDWSGLIVVTDPDNSKLAEELNITMPGRYALKVNK; this comes from the coding sequence ATGGCTGAACGAGCATGTCAAAGATGTAAATATATCTCATATGATAAGAAATGTCCAATATGTGATAGTGAAACATCAAGTGATTGGAGTGGACTAATTGTAGTAACTGATCCTGATAATTCAAAGTTAGCTGAAGAGTTAAACATAACAATGCCAGGAAGATACGCATTAAAAGTCAATAAATAA
- a CDS encoding 7-cyano-7-deazaguanine synthase: protein MYTKDEIIENVIKIRKEIGHEYVKPEIREIYYNDDTDELTIITPDRPEKSIIIGKGGWVVGKLREKLQINSIHVVSYTDIILKEYQLQLAKNNIEKLIKNKQIPISYIPVFENIYELLKLKHSHAYDNNIIINYIKKNINRTPYENADVTVALSGGVDSSFSLLLAKALGFNVHAFSVDPGTIILPKQFHYNIDNLIKKTEIQHEYLEVDMKQIIDDALGGKIHPCGRCSSFIEKTIHKKTANMNIPIMIYGDLLSTGSQAITFNDNIMRINLPALMRMEKNEIKNIVVDYDVKKIKGYGCPLVVQVHHKYPQYRSFSIQRVLRETRAGILEPGEALDLINTI, encoded by the coding sequence ATGTACACAAAAGATGAAATAATAGAAAACGTAATAAAAATACGAAAAGAAATAGGACATGAATATGTAAAACCTGAAATACGAGAAATTTACTATAATGATGATACTGATGAACTTACAATTATAACACCAGATAGACCTGAAAAATCAATAATAATTGGAAAAGGAGGATGGGTAGTAGGAAAACTAAGAGAAAAACTACAAATAAACTCAATACATGTAGTATCATACACAGATATCATACTTAAAGAATACCAACTACAACTAGCAAAAAATAACATAGAAAAACTAATAAAAAACAAACAAATACCAATATCCTACATACCAGTATTTGAAAATATCTATGAACTACTAAAACTTAAACACTCACATGCATATGATAATAACATAATCATAAACTATATTAAAAAAAATATAAACAGAACACCATATGAAAATGCAGATGTAACTGTTGCATTATCAGGTGGAGTTGATAGTAGTTTTTCATTACTTCTTGCTAAAGCACTTGGTTTTAATGTACATGCTTTTAGTGTAGATCCTGGAACTATTATACTACCAAAACAATTCCATTATAATATAGATAATTTAATTAAAAAAACAGAAATTCAACATGAATACCTAGAAGTTGATATGAAACAAATAATAGATGATGCACTAGGTGGTAAAATTCATCCATGTGGAAGATGCTCATCATTTATTGAAAAAACAATTCATAAAAAAACAGCTAATATGAATATTCCAATTATGATATATGGTGATCTACTTTCAACAGGATCACAAGCTATTACATTTAATGATAATATTATGCGTATTAATCTTCCGGCTTTAATGAGAATGGAAAAAAATGAGATTAAAAATATTGTGGTAGATTATGATGTTAAAAAAATAAAAGGTTATGGATGTCCTCTTGTGGTTCAAGTTCATCATAAATATCCACAGTATAGATCTTTTTCAATTCAAAGAGTTCTACGTGAAACTCGTGCTGGGATTCTTGAACCTGGTGAGGCACTGGATTTAATTAATACAATTTAG